One Rissa tridactyla isolate bRisTri1 chromosome 4, bRisTri1.patW.cur.20221130, whole genome shotgun sequence DNA window includes the following coding sequences:
- the RGS9BP gene encoding regulator of G-protein signaling 9-binding protein: protein MVKEECKALLDALNKVTACYRHMVLTIGGTSDSQNLREELKKTRQKAQELAVANRNKLTTVLKDKTVSKEDKAEFERLWVIFSTCLEILEIDMRRALELGHEFPLNVPKKHLIQTGMSGGTSGVAARAMSVQNMKYEAEHNIDVVDLKDLENEINQVGEMMYEMEMKVNVPQWTVEAKQDPGAELKSTISVGASSIGMISVEENKSFCDISKVLAGIIFSAVLIIAIVLAVCVVKLS from the coding sequence ATGGTGAAGGAGGAGTGCAAGGCGCTGCTGGACGCCCTCAACAAGGTGACCGCCTGCTACCGGCACATGGTGCTGACCATCGGCGGCACCTCGGACTCCCAGAACCTGCGTGAGGAGCTCAAGAAGACCCGGCAGAAAGCCCAGGAGCTGGCGGTGGCCAACAGGAACAAGCTCACCACGGTCCTGAAGGACAAAACCGTGAGTAAGGAAGATAAAGCCGAGTTCGAGAGGCTATGGGTGATTTTCTCCACGTGCCTAGAGAtcctggagatcgacatgaggagAGCCCTGGAGCTGGGCCACGAGTTCCCACTAAACGTCCCCAAAAAGCACCTGATCCAGACAGGCATGAGTGGGGGAACCTCTGGCGTGGCCGCCAGGGCAATGAGCGTCCAGAACATGAAATACGAGGCCGAGCACAATATCGACGTGGTGGATTTGAAAGACCTCGAGAATGAAATCAACCAGGTAGGAGAGATGATGTACGAGATGGAAATGAAGGTCAATGTCCCCCAATGGACAGTGGAGGCTAAGCAAGACCCAGGGGCTGAACTAAAATCCACCATCAGCGTGGGTGCTTCTTCCATCGGCATGATCTCTGTGGAGGAGAATAAATCCTTCTGCGATATCAGCAAAGTCCTAGCTGGGATTATTTTCTCCGCGGTGCTCATTATTGCCATCGTCCTGGCCGTCTGTGTGGTAAAACTCTCTTAG